The following are encoded together in the Magnetospirillum gryphiswaldense MSR-1 v2 genome:
- a CDS encoding ABC transporter permease, which yields MSGWFSRQRSLLDFAVSSLARRKGKTLGLLAVYGLIVFVLASAMLFSHALRHEAKQVLAGTPEVLVQRLIAGRHDLIPDTHLVTIRAIRGVKSAQGRLWGYLFDPAAAANYTLMVPPVDAPAAGQAVIGAGVAAVRDAAIGDVMSFRAHDGALVSFTIQAIIEPESALVSADLFLVAEADYRRLFGIPDGRFTDIVVTVRNPREVRTVAEKIDAALPDTRIILRDEIRRTYESVFDWREGMVLLLLSGAVLAFFIFAWEKASGLSAEERREIGILKAVGWETADVIALKSLEGLVVSLAAFLLGYLLAWLHVFQWGAPLFEPVLKGWSVLYPDFRLIPHVDELQVATLFFFTVFPYTLANVVPIWRAATVDPDQVMR from the coding sequence ATGAGCGGGTGGTTCAGCCGTCAGCGGTCCTTGCTGGATTTCGCCGTGTCGTCGCTGGCCCGACGCAAGGGCAAGACCTTGGGCTTGCTGGCGGTCTACGGGCTGATCGTCTTCGTGTTGGCCTCGGCCATGCTGTTTTCCCATGCGCTTCGGCACGAGGCCAAACAAGTCCTGGCCGGCACCCCGGAAGTGCTGGTGCAGCGCCTGATCGCCGGGCGCCATGATCTGATCCCCGACACCCATCTGGTCACTATCCGCGCCATTCGCGGGGTGAAATCGGCCCAAGGCCGGCTGTGGGGATATCTGTTCGATCCGGCGGCGGCGGCCAATTACACCTTGATGGTGCCGCCCGTGGATGCGCCCGCTGCCGGCCAAGCGGTGATCGGCGCCGGTGTCGCCGCCGTCCGCGATGCCGCCATCGGCGACGTCATGAGTTTCCGCGCCCATGACGGAGCCTTGGTGTCGTTCACCATCCAGGCGATCATCGAGCCCGAATCCGCTTTGGTCAGCGCCGATCTGTTTTTGGTGGCGGAGGCCGATTACCGCCGCCTGTTCGGCATCCCCGATGGTCGTTTCACCGACATCGTCGTCACCGTGCGCAACCCGCGCGAGGTGCGCACGGTGGCGGAAAAGATCGACGCGGCGCTGCCCGACACCCGCATCATCCTGCGCGACGAGATCAGGCGCACCTACGAATCGGTGTTCGATTGGCGCGAGGGCATGGTGCTGCTGCTGCTGTCCGGTGCCGTCCTCGCCTTTTTCATCTTCGCCTGGGAAAAGGCCTCGGGCCTGTCGGCGGAAGAAAGGCGCGAAATCGGTATCTTGAAGGCGGTGGGTTGGGAAACCGCCGACGTCATCGCCCTGAAAAGCCTGGAAGGGCTGGTGGTGTCGCTGGCTGCCTTCCTGCTGGGCTATCTGCTGGCCTGGCTGCATGTGTTCCAGTGGGGTGCGCCGCTGTTCGAGCCGGTGCTGAAGGGCTGGTCGGTACTGTACCCGGATTTCCGCCTGATCCCGCATGTGGACGAATTGCAGGTGGCCACCTTGTTCTTCTTCACCGTCTTTCCCTACACCCTGGCCAATGTGGTGCCGATCTGGCGCGCCGCCACCGTCGATCCCGATCAGGTGATGCGATGA
- a CDS encoding TlpA disulfide reductase family protein, whose protein sequence is MAVKRLFLMVTLLLGGCGDDGAKAPKLGDTMLPFTAQSLGGQRFELPAGSAGKVVVLRFWATWCAFCKDEMKAIEPVWQARQGDGLLVLAVNAGQEAADITKFIADLGVSYPVLLDPGAKIARAYGVTGLPMTFFIDRSGVVRGRILGEADEAAFRRKLEDLL, encoded by the coding sequence ATGGCAGTGAAGCGTCTGTTCCTGATGGTGACCCTGCTGCTGGGCGGCTGCGGTGATGACGGCGCCAAGGCGCCCAAGCTGGGCGATACCATGCTGCCTTTTACCGCGCAAAGCCTGGGCGGCCAGCGTTTCGAGCTGCCGGCAGGTTCAGCCGGCAAGGTGGTGGTGCTGCGTTTCTGGGCCACCTGGTGCGCCTTCTGCAAGGACGAGATGAAGGCCATCGAGCCGGTCTGGCAAGCCCGTCAGGGCGACGGCTTGCTGGTGCTGGCGGTCAATGCCGGGCAGGAGGCGGCGGACATCACCAAGTTCATCGCCGATCTGGGGGTGAGCTATCCGGTGCTGCTGGACCCCGGCGCCAAGATCGCCCGGGCCTATGGCGTCACCGGCCTGCCCATGACCTTCTTCATCGACCGCAGCGGCGTCGTGCGCGGTCGCATCCTGGGCGAGGCGGACGAAGCCGCGTTTCGCCGCAAGCTGGAGGACTTGCTGTGA
- a CDS encoding ABC transporter ATP-binding protein, with protein sequence MIRLSQVKKAFNQGRHNEFWALRGVDLHLELGGVTVFRGPSGSGKTTLLTMVGCLARPSSGRISLGGRDISALPERFLTDIRRSTFGFVFQSFNLLKGITALENVMIPAYPLGGDHGALKRRALALLERLEMADKAQSQAEWLSGGEAQRVAIARALINDPQVVIADEPTANLDSERSAQFLDIVSGLKRDGKTVLMTSHDPLVADAPVVDRVVGLRDGLIDGDG encoded by the coding sequence ATGATCCGCCTCAGTCAGGTGAAAAAGGCCTTCAACCAGGGGCGTCACAACGAATTCTGGGCCCTGCGCGGTGTCGATCTGCATCTGGAACTGGGCGGCGTGACGGTGTTTCGCGGCCCCAGCGGTTCGGGCAAGACCACGCTTCTGACCATGGTCGGCTGTCTGGCCCGGCCCAGTTCGGGGCGGATCAGCCTGGGCGGGCGCGACATTTCCGCCTTGCCGGAACGCTTCCTCACCGACATCCGCCGCTCCACCTTCGGCTTCGTCTTCCAAAGCTTCAATCTGTTGAAGGGCATCACCGCCCTGGAAAACGTTATGATCCCGGCCTATCCGCTGGGCGGCGACCACGGGGCATTGAAGCGCCGGGCGCTGGCCTTGCTGGAGCGGTTGGAAATGGCCGACAAAGCCCAATCCCAGGCCGAATGGCTGTCGGGCGGCGAGGCCCAGCGGGTGGCCATCGCCCGCGCCCTGATCAACGACCCCCAGGTGGTCATCGCCGACGAGCCCACCGCCAATTTGGACAGCGAACGCTCCGCCCAGTTCCTGGATATCGTCAGCGGTCTCAAGCGTGACGGCAAGACCGTGCTGATGACCAGTCATGACCCGCTGGTGGCGGACGCCCCGGTGGTTGATCGCGTGGTTGGTTTACGCGACGGCCTGATCGATGGGGACGGCTGA
- a CDS encoding DUF2946 family protein, producing MGRDKIKSPDQTQGQRFSAALGVWLAALALLFQLLIPLAPARAELNADGLFPAVCGFHDADSATGGGDAVAGQHCPLCQVQAFDRLILPVRLAVPAFSAPVIGPGWPEPADGAPLRAASVPPLPSRGPPSVA from the coding sequence ATGGGCCGCGATAAGATCAAGTCACCGGATCAGACCCAGGGCCAGCGGTTTTCCGCGGCTCTCGGCGTGTGGCTGGCGGCCTTGGCCCTGCTGTTCCAACTGCTCATCCCCCTTGCTCCGGCACGAGCCGAGTTGAATGCCGATGGATTGTTTCCAGCGGTTTGCGGTTTTCATGATGCCGATTCCGCTACCGGCGGCGGTGATGCCGTCGCTGGGCAGCATTGCCCGTTATGTCAGGTTCAGGCGTTTGATCGCCTGATTTTGCCGGTGCGGCTGGCGGTGCCCGCCTTCTCTGCCCCGGTCATCGGCCCCGGCTGGCCCGAACCGGCGGATGGTGCCCCCCTGCGGGCGGCATCGGTGCCGCCCTTACCCTCCCGAGGCCCTCCCTCCGTCGCGTAA